Proteins encoded within one genomic window of Deinococcus grandis:
- a CDS encoding FecCD family ABC transporter permease, translated as MSAPARFTARRALLVGAALLALCAALAVLALGLGAVPTPARDVLAALTGGGDALTRQLVLDLRAPRIGVALLCGAMFAASGTIMQGVIRNPLASPDLIGVGAGAGLAATVFLLAWPAAPAGGLPWAALAGAWGGFGLVLLLARERGGALHPVRLALIGVAVASALGAAQQLVLVRAPDGLGSALSFLTGTVYGADVTRLTRVLPWALVLLPGALLLSRTLDVLNLGEDVATALGTRVNPARLLALAVGVALAGAAVTGAGILGFVGLLAPHLARLLVGARHARTLPVSMLLGALLVLAADTLGRALLPPLEVPAGIFTTLVGAPYFLYLLRKSA; from the coding sequence CTGAGCGCCCCCGCCCGCTTCACTGCCCGCCGCGCGCTGCTCGTCGGCGCGGCCCTGCTGGCCCTGTGCGCGGCCCTGGCGGTGCTGGCGCTGGGCCTGGGCGCGGTGCCGACGCCCGCGCGGGACGTGCTGGCCGCCCTGACCGGCGGTGGGGACGCCCTGACCCGGCAGCTCGTGCTGGACCTGCGCGCCCCGCGGATCGGGGTGGCGCTGCTGTGCGGCGCGATGTTCGCCGCGAGCGGCACGATCATGCAGGGCGTGATCCGCAACCCGCTGGCCTCACCGGACCTGATCGGCGTGGGCGCCGGGGCGGGACTGGCCGCCACGGTGTTCCTCCTCGCGTGGCCCGCCGCGCCCGCCGGGGGGTTGCCCTGGGCGGCGCTGGCGGGCGCATGGGGCGGCTTCGGGCTGGTGCTGCTGCTCGCGCGGGAGCGGGGCGGGGCGCTGCACCCGGTGCGGCTCGCGCTGATCGGCGTGGCGGTCGCGTCCGCGCTGGGCGCCGCGCAGCAGCTCGTACTCGTGCGCGCCCCGGACGGCCTGGGCAGCGCCCTGAGCTTCCTGACCGGCACGGTCTACGGCGCGGACGTGACCCGCCTGACGCGCGTGCTGCCCTGGGCACTGGTCCTGCTGCCCGGCGCGCTGCTCCTGAGCCGCACGCTGGACGTCCTGAACCTCGGGGAGGACGTCGCCACCGCGCTCGGCACGCGCGTGAACCCGGCGCGCCTGCTGGCCCTGGCGGTCGGCGTGGCGCTGGCGGGCGCGGCCGTGACGGGCGCGGGCATCCTGGGTTTCGTGGGCCTGCTCGCCCCGCACCTCGCGCGGCTGCTCGTCGGCGCCCGGCACGCCCGCACGCTGCCGGTCAGTATGCTGCTGGGCGCGCTGCTCGTGCTGGCCGCCGACACGCTGGGCCGCGCGCTGCTGCCCCCCCTGGAGGTGCCTGCCGGGATCTTCACCACCCTGGTCGGCGCCCCCTATTTCCTGTACCTGCTGAGGAAGTCCGCATGA
- a CDS encoding ABC transporter substrate-binding protein: MNHRTLNNKTLTTLTLATLLAAPALAAPVTVQHERGTLTLPAPAKRVVALEYSFVDTLLALGVKPVGAALGTQGGDRGAPPYLRPRVGGVVTTGSRAQPSLEGIAALRPDLILADSLVHKDTVPALSRVAATAAFPSRRADLDQLNEQTLLIGRLVGREAAAKQLLADQKSLIAKARAFTKKGAPAFVAGVVTPTSFTAHTAGSFAGSFLEAVGRRNQLPVKDGQTQYELSLEGLVALQPQTLVLFTAPDETPVTAAWARSPLWQKLPAVKRGRVYEFNRDDWTRGRGPTALKLMVAQTIESRFLQDAAPTTTFKSTP; this comes from the coding sequence ATGAACCACCGAACCCTGAACAACAAGACCCTGACCACCCTGACCCTGGCCACCCTCCTCGCCGCGCCCGCCCTGGCGGCCCCCGTCACCGTCCAGCACGAACGCGGCACCCTGACCCTGCCCGCCCCCGCCAAACGGGTCGTGGCGCTGGAATACTCCTTCGTGGACACCCTGCTCGCGCTGGGCGTGAAACCCGTCGGCGCGGCGCTCGGCACGCAGGGCGGCGACCGGGGCGCGCCCCCCTACCTGCGGCCCCGCGTGGGCGGCGTCGTCACGACCGGCAGCCGCGCGCAGCCCAGCCTCGAAGGGATCGCGGCGCTGCGCCCGGACCTGATCCTGGCCGACAGCCTCGTGCACAAGGACACCGTGCCCGCCCTGAGCCGCGTGGCGGCCACCGCCGCATTCCCCAGCCGCCGCGCGGACCTGGATCAGCTGAACGAGCAGACGCTGCTGATCGGGCGACTGGTGGGCCGCGAGGCCGCCGCGAAGCAGCTGCTCGCCGACCAGAAGAGCCTGATCGCCAAGGCGCGCGCCTTCACGAAGAAGGGCGCCCCGGCGTTCGTGGCGGGCGTGGTCACGCCGACCTCCTTCACGGCGCACACCGCCGGGAGCTTCGCGGGCAGCTTCCTCGAAGCGGTCGGGCGCAGGAATCAGCTGCCCGTCAAGGACGGCCAGACGCAGTACGAACTGAGCCTGGAGGGCCTCGTGGCGCTGCAACCGCAGACGCTGGTGCTGTTCACCGCGCCCGATGAGACGCCGGTCACCGCCGCGTGGGCGAGAAGCCCGCTGTGGCAGAAACTGCCCGCCGTGAAGCGCGGCCGGGTGTACGAGTTCAACCGGGACGACTGGACGCGCGGGCGCGGCCCGACCGCCCTGAAACTGATGGTCGCGCAGACCATCGAGAGCCGCTTCCTGCAGGACGCCGCGCCCACCACGACCTTCAAGTCCACGCCGTGA
- a CDS encoding ABC transporter substrate-binding protein, whose product MFRRTLLTTLALGSAALAAPATLTLKHDEGAATVPLNPTRIVALDEEALGWIYALGVSSRLVGVGSAMLGPGDLTADGKIKPERIRGTFLARGDLSGATFVGNWTQPNLETILKLTPDLIVRATWAGNGNYAQLSRIAPTVGYSEQGSGYWKKGLRDLARVFGKQEQAEKLIKQVADTNRAGARALQAAGVFRKYPKAVVVSPFKGGGTYLYTKTRLIDDVRALGFKDGLKGDANVLGVGGVVSDEALLALSRDTLVIVFPPGGQYNGAQDFLQSAVGQRLKGQTVVYTQEANSPWAGPLVSLRDSPALTKLILEKVK is encoded by the coding sequence ATGTTCCGCCGGACCCTCCTGACCACCCTGGCCCTGGGCAGCGCCGCCCTGGCCGCCCCCGCCACCCTCACCCTCAAGCACGACGAGGGCGCGGCCACCGTGCCGCTCAACCCCACCCGCATCGTCGCGCTGGACGAGGAAGCCCTGGGCTGGATCTACGCGCTGGGCGTCAGCAGCCGCCTCGTGGGCGTCGGCAGCGCCATGCTCGGCCCCGGCGACCTCACCGCCGACGGGAAGATCAAACCCGAACGCATCCGGGGCACCTTCCTCGCGCGCGGCGACCTGAGCGGCGCGACATTCGTGGGCAACTGGACGCAACCCAACCTCGAAACGATCCTGAAACTGACACCCGACCTGATCGTCCGCGCCACCTGGGCCGGGAACGGCAACTACGCCCAGCTCAGCCGCATCGCGCCCACCGTGGGCTACAGCGAACAGGGCAGCGGCTACTGGAAGAAGGGCCTGCGCGACCTCGCCCGCGTGTTCGGCAAGCAGGAACAGGCCGAGAAGCTCATCAAGCAGGTCGCCGACACCAACCGCGCCGGGGCGCGCGCCCTCCAGGCCGCCGGGGTGTTCCGGAAGTACCCGAAGGCCGTGGTCGTCTCGCCCTTCAAGGGCGGCGGCACGTACCTGTACACCAAGACCCGCCTGATCGACGACGTGCGCGCCCTGGGCTTCAAGGACGGCCTGAAAGGCGACGCGAACGTGCTGGGCGTCGGCGGCGTGGTCAGCGACGAGGCGCTGCTGGCCCTGAGCAGGGACACCCTGGTCATCGTCTTCCCGCCCGGCGGGCAGTACAACGGCGCGCAGGACTTCCTGCAGAGCGCCGTCGGGCAGCGCCTGAAAGGCCAGACCGTCGTGTACACCCAGGAGGCGAACAGCCCCTGGGCCGGACCGCTGGTGTCGCTGCGCGACAGCCCTGCCCTGACGAAGCTGATTCTGGAGAAGGTGAAGTGA
- a CDS encoding sucrase ferredoxin — MSRTSITLCADVSRASGEDPIGTAPHWAEVTVLELDVPVWAQLRSVDTWTPAQSAVFAALREKVESSGAGFGLLMSAPLAPGAPLRARHYVRGPGGYCRQDYASDLPQTEWARGLHDTLIEPARLSDWAAVPAPERGADVHVCTHGTVDAACGRYGVPVHAALRDAGERAWRTGHFGGHRFAATAVELPSGLLWAHLTPALAVQVARRELSPAEVAGHLRGFAGLSARAQVLDRALLVQHGWDWLTAQREAQVDGDLVTLTATVAGHTRTYRAAVTDAEPLLLPGSSHKPDRAPVRQYVLGEMEIHPAAPQALPLL; from the coding sequence ATGAGCCGCACAAGCATCACCCTCTGCGCCGACGTGTCCCGCGCGTCCGGAGAGGACCCCATCGGCACCGCGCCCCACTGGGCGGAGGTGACGGTGCTGGAACTGGACGTGCCCGTCTGGGCGCAGCTGCGCAGCGTGGACACCTGGACGCCCGCGCAGTCGGCGGTGTTTGCCGCGCTGCGCGAGAAGGTCGAGTCGAGCGGCGCGGGCTTCGGGCTGCTCATGAGTGCGCCACTGGCCCCCGGCGCGCCGCTGCGCGCGCGGCATTACGTGCGCGGCCCCGGCGGGTACTGCAGGCAGGACTACGCCTCGGACCTGCCGCAGACCGAGTGGGCGCGCGGGCTGCACGACACGCTGATCGAACCGGCGCGGCTGAGCGACTGGGCGGCCGTTCCGGCACCGGAGCGTGGCGCGGACGTGCACGTCTGCACGCACGGCACCGTGGACGCCGCCTGCGGCCGCTACGGCGTGCCCGTCCACGCGGCGCTGCGGGATGCGGGTGAACGGGCGTGGCGCACCGGGCATTTCGGCGGCCACCGCTTCGCCGCGACGGCCGTGGAGCTGCCCTCGGGCCTGCTGTGGGCGCACCTGACGCCCGCGCTGGCCGTGCAGGTCGCGCGGCGCGAGTTGAGCCCCGCCGAGGTCGCCGGGCACCTGCGCGGCTTCGCAGGCCTGAGTGCGCGCGCGCAGGTGCTCGACCGGGCGCTGCTCGTGCAGCACGGCTGGGACTGGCTCACGGCCCAGCGGGAGGCGCAGGTGGACGGCGATCTCGTCACGCTGACCGCCACGGTGGCGGGCCACACGCGGACGTACCGCGCCGCCGTCACGGACGCCGAACCGCTCCTGTTGCCCGGATCAAGTCACAAACCCGACCGCGCGCCGGTGCGGCAGTACGTTCTGGGCGAGATGGAGATTCACCCGGCCGCCCCGCAGGCCCTCCCCCTACTGTGA
- a CDS encoding beta-galactosidase: MPHFDLGALAYGADYNPEQWPREVWREDVRLMGEAGVNLVSLGIFSWAQLEPREGAFEFGWLDEIMNLLHGGGVRVNLATATASPPPWLSLAYPDSRPVTVDGVRLEVGARQLYCPSDPHYRALSVRLARTVAERYGTHPALRLWHVNNEYGCHIDQCYCAQCAARFREWLRARYGTLIELNRAWGTAFWSQRYGDWAEVQPPRRAPSFPNPSQGLDWRRFSSDNILELHRAEVEVLREVTPDIPVTTNFLGFLPGLDYFRWAQEEDVAAVDVYPDPAGAAPHLEAGMVFDLTRSLRGGQRWLLMEQATSAVNWRERNAPKRPGLMRALSLQALARGADGIQFFQWRQSVAGAEKYHSALVGHVPPERSRVWREARDLGQELRGLDFLRGARVKADVAVMFDWHSWWALSQASQPAVTPLLPVVGAWYAALRSLGVNVDFVHPEADLSGYRAVTLPQQYLLTPDAAQGIRAFVEGGGTLVMGPYSGVVDGDDHVVPGGYPGLLQDVLGAWVEEWAPLQTGEEREVRWADGRVTPVTEWTEVLHADSAEVLATYEADFIAGQPAVTRHAFGQGYAYYLSTRPDAAALTDLLRGALQGAGVAIAELPDGLDVTLSDTGDGRLLHLIHFGPQAVTVQVPQASDARSGQPRASVTLHPTDAALLRVPVDFSLHELTARAAASIPT, translated from the coding sequence ATGCCCCACTTCGATCTGGGCGCGCTCGCGTACGGCGCCGATTACAATCCCGAGCAGTGGCCGCGCGAGGTCTGGCGTGAGGACGTCCGCCTGATGGGGGAGGCGGGGGTGAACCTCGTGTCGCTGGGCATCTTCTCCTGGGCGCAGCTCGAACCGCGCGAGGGGGCGTTCGAGTTCGGCTGGCTGGACGAGATCATGAACCTGCTGCACGGGGGGGGCGTGCGGGTGAACCTCGCTACGGCGACCGCCTCTCCCCCACCCTGGCTGTCGCTGGCGTACCCGGACTCGCGCCCGGTGACGGTGGACGGCGTGCGGCTGGAGGTCGGTGCGCGGCAGCTGTACTGCCCGAGCGACCCGCACTACCGCGCGCTGAGCGTCCGGCTGGCCCGCACGGTCGCCGAGCGCTACGGCACGCACCCGGCGTTGCGGCTGTGGCACGTGAACAACGAGTACGGCTGCCACATCGATCAGTGCTACTGCGCGCAGTGCGCCGCGCGCTTCCGCGAGTGGCTGCGCGCCCGCTACGGGACGCTGATTGAGCTGAACCGCGCCTGGGGCACCGCCTTCTGGTCGCAGCGCTACGGCGACTGGGCCGAGGTGCAGCCGCCCCGCCGCGCGCCCAGCTTCCCGAACCCCAGCCAGGGCCTCGACTGGCGGCGCTTCTCCAGCGACAACATCCTCGAATTGCACCGCGCGGAGGTCGAGGTGCTGCGCGAGGTCACGCCGGACATTCCCGTGACCACGAATTTCCTGGGCTTCCTGCCGGGCCTGGACTACTTCCGCTGGGCGCAGGAGGAGGACGTCGCCGCCGTGGACGTCTACCCCGACCCGGCGGGCGCGGCCCCGCACCTGGAGGCGGGCATGGTGTTCGACCTGACGCGCTCCCTGCGTGGCGGGCAGCGCTGGCTGCTGATGGAGCAGGCGACGAGCGCCGTGAACTGGCGCGAACGCAACGCGCCCAAACGCCCGGGCCTGATGCGCGCCCTGAGCCTGCAGGCCCTGGCGCGCGGCGCGGACGGCATCCAGTTCTTCCAGTGGCGGCAGTCCGTGGCGGGCGCCGAGAAGTACCACAGCGCCCTGGTCGGCCACGTGCCGCCCGAACGCTCCCGGGTGTGGCGGGAGGCGCGCGACCTCGGGCAGGAACTCAGGGGGCTGGACTTCCTGCGCGGCGCGCGCGTGAAGGCCGACGTGGCGGTGATGTTCGACTGGCACTCCTGGTGGGCGCTGTCGCAGGCCAGCCAGCCGGCCGTGACGCCGCTGCTGCCCGTGGTGGGCGCGTGGTACGCGGCGCTGCGGTCCCTGGGCGTGAACGTGGACTTCGTGCACCCGGAAGCCGACCTGAGCGGCTACCGCGCCGTGACCCTCCCGCAGCAGTACCTCCTGACGCCGGACGCGGCACAGGGCATCCGCGCGTTCGTGGAGGGCGGCGGCACGCTCGTCATGGGGCCGTACAGCGGCGTCGTGGACGGCGACGATCACGTCGTGCCCGGCGGGTACCCGGGCCTCCTGCAGGACGTGCTGGGCGCCTGGGTGGAGGAATGGGCCCCCCTCCAGACTGGCGAGGAGCGTGAGGTCCGGTGGGCCGACGGTCGCGTTACACCGGTCACCGAGTGGACCGAGGTGCTACATGCCGACAGCGCGGAGGTGCTCGCCACGTACGAGGCGGACTTCATCGCCGGGCAGCCCGCCGTGACCCGCCACGCCTTCGGGCAGGGCTACGCGTACTACCTCTCCACCCGCCCTGACGCGGCGGCGCTGACGGACCTGCTGCGCGGCGCCCTTCAGGGAGCGGGGGTGGCGATAGCCGAGTTGCCCGACGGCCTGGACGTGACGCTCAGCGACACCGGGGACGGGCGGCTGCTGCACCTGATCCACTTCGGTCCGCAGGCCGTGACCGTGCAGGTGCCGCAGGCGTCGGACGCCCGGAGCGGCCAGCCGCGTGCCAGCGTCACGCTGCACCCCACGGACGCTGCCCTCCTGCGTGTCCCGGTCGACTTCAGCCTGCATGAGCTGACGGCGCGCGCAGCGGCATCCATCCCCACCTGA
- a CDS encoding FecCD family ABC transporter permease, protein MTRVLILLGALLAALLAGLLSLALGASDIALDETARLLLHPDDSVNSLVIHTLRLPRTLIALLAGAALAVSGLLLQGVTRNPLADPGILGVEAGGALAILILVVFLPAAPAAAFVPAAFLGGGLAALAAYGAARSIGVTPLRLALAGVAVASLAGAATRALQLLFEDRAQGALFALSGSLAGRTWEQLGQVAPWLLAGLIGGLILAPRVNVLTLGEDVARSLGARTERDRTLITGLGVLLAAGSVSVVGPVGFVGLIIPHAARALGGADHRVSLPLSTLLGAAFLPLADVAARVIDRPAETPVGILVAAAGSPFFILLARRIGRR, encoded by the coding sequence GTGACCCGCGTCCTGATCCTCCTGGGGGCGCTGCTCGCCGCGCTGCTGGCGGGCCTGCTGTCCCTGGCGCTGGGGGCCAGCGACATTGCCCTGGATGAGACCGCGCGGCTGCTGCTGCACCCGGACGACAGCGTGAACAGCCTCGTGATCCACACCCTGCGCCTGCCGCGCACCCTGATCGCCCTGCTGGCCGGGGCGGCGCTGGCCGTCTCGGGCCTGCTGCTGCAGGGCGTCACCCGCAACCCGCTGGCCGACCCGGGCATCCTGGGCGTGGAGGCCGGCGGCGCCCTGGCCATCCTGATCCTGGTCGTGTTCCTGCCCGCGGCCCCGGCGGCCGCGTTCGTCCCGGCGGCGTTCCTGGGCGGGGGCCTCGCGGCCCTGGCGGCCTACGGCGCGGCCCGCTCCATCGGCGTGACGCCGCTGCGGCTGGCGCTGGCGGGCGTGGCGGTGGCGTCCCTAGCGGGCGCCGCGACCCGCGCGCTGCAACTGCTGTTCGAGGACCGCGCGCAGGGCGCGCTGTTCGCCCTGTCCGGCTCGCTGGCGGGCCGCACCTGGGAGCAGCTGGGACAGGTCGCGCCGTGGCTGCTCGCGGGCCTGATCGGCGGGCTGATCCTCGCGCCGCGCGTGAACGTCCTGACCCTGGGTGAGGACGTCGCGCGTAGCCTCGGCGCCCGCACCGAACGCGACCGCACCCTGATCACCGGCCTGGGCGTCCTGCTGGCCGCCGGATCGGTCAGCGTGGTCGGCCCGGTGGGTTTCGTGGGCCTGATCATCCCCCACGCGGCGCGCGCGCTGGGCGGCGCGGACCACCGCGTCTCGCTGCCGCTGTCCACGCTGCTGGGCGCGGCGTTCCTGCCGCTGGCCGACGTGGCCGCCCGCGTGATCGACCGGCCCGCCGAGACCCCGGTCGGCATCCTGGTCGCCGCAGCCGGGTCCCCCTTCTTCATCCTGCTCGCCCGGCGCATCGGGCGACGCTGA
- a CDS encoding ABC transporter substrate-binding protein has product MTPRPLGLLTALLLSALSGAHAATCTGQTVTHALGQTCVTGVPKRVVSLEWTYTENLLALGVQPVGAADLTGYREWVRVPVSLGAGVQDVGTRQQPSLERIRALKPDLIITTKLRAASSYAQLSAIAPTLVFDPYSGGSQLTEMRQTFTTMARVLRREGTARQVLTNLDARLSRVRQALKAQGVAGDRVVVAQAYTARTGSATLRLFTRNSMVSEILGAVGLTNGWTAADQPYGFSEVSLEALSTVNTRHFLYVAQREDDVFAAPSTRPLWQALPFVKAGRAQALNERTWTFGGPLSALTLAQELQGALLRRP; this is encoded by the coding sequence GTGACCCCCCGACCCCTGGGCCTGCTCACCGCCCTGCTCCTGAGTGCCCTGAGCGGCGCACACGCCGCCACCTGCACGGGCCAGACCGTCACGCACGCGCTGGGGCAGACCTGCGTGACCGGCGTGCCCAAACGCGTCGTGAGCCTGGAATGGACCTACACCGAGAACCTGCTGGCCCTGGGCGTGCAGCCGGTCGGCGCAGCCGACCTGACCGGGTACCGCGAGTGGGTGCGCGTGCCCGTCAGCCTGGGCGCCGGCGTGCAGGACGTCGGCACGCGGCAGCAGCCCAGCCTGGAACGCATCCGCGCACTGAAACCGGACCTGATCATCACCACGAAGCTGCGCGCCGCGAGCAGCTACGCGCAGCTGAGCGCCATCGCACCGACCCTGGTGTTTGATCCGTACAGCGGCGGATCCCAGCTGACCGAGATGCGCCAGACCTTCACGACCATGGCCCGCGTCCTGCGGCGCGAGGGGACCGCCCGGCAGGTGCTGACCAACCTCGACGCGCGTCTGTCACGCGTGCGGCAAGCCCTCAAGGCGCAGGGCGTCGCCGGGGACCGCGTCGTGGTCGCGCAGGCCTACACCGCCCGCACGGGCAGCGCCACGCTGCGCCTGTTCACCCGCAACAGCATGGTCAGCGAGATCCTGGGCGCGGTGGGCCTCACGAACGGCTGGACCGCCGCCGACCAGCCCTACGGGTTCAGCGAGGTGAGTCTGGAGGCGCTGAGCACCGTGAACACCCGGCACTTCCTGTATGTCGCTCAGCGCGAGGACGACGTGTTCGCCGCACCCAGCACGCGCCCGCTGTGGCAGGCGCTGCCGTTCGTGAAGGCCGGGCGGGCGCAGGCGCTGAACGAGCGCACCTGGACCTTCGGCGGGCCGCTCAGCGCCCTGACGCTGGCGCAGGAACTGCAGGGCGCGCTGCTCAGGCGGCCCTGA
- a CDS encoding carbohydrate ABC transporter permease, which translates to MTAIKPAPAPAARPMRGKAARDRVSAVWLHLALIPLALLFLAPLWIMLVFSTHPETAIFSPNPPLWFGGAFRENFDGLQADTNFLRALGNSTVISVAYTLLSMLLTSLAGFAFAKYTFPGRNLLFGLILATLTIPTFVTIIPQFILVARDLKMSNTYWAVILPTLANTIGIFYMRQAFQTVPDDLLAAARIDGASEPRIFWQIALPVVRPALAALAILLFLASWNDYLWPLIVLTQKDSYTMPVALGTLVGLTRVSWGGIMVGTAIATVPFLMVFLALQRHFVAGIAGGAVKD; encoded by the coding sequence ATGACCGCCATCAAACCCGCCCCGGCTCCCGCCGCGCGTCCCATGCGCGGCAAGGCCGCCCGTGACCGCGTCAGTGCCGTGTGGCTGCACCTCGCGCTGATTCCGCTGGCGCTGCTGTTCCTCGCGCCGCTGTGGATCATGCTGGTGTTCTCCACCCACCCGGAAACCGCGATCTTCAGCCCCAACCCGCCCCTGTGGTTCGGCGGGGCCTTCAGGGAGAACTTCGACGGCCTGCAGGCCGACACGAACTTCCTGCGGGCGCTGGGGAACAGCACCGTGATCTCGGTGGCATACACGCTGCTGAGCATGCTGCTGACCAGTCTGGCGGGCTTCGCCTTCGCGAAGTACACCTTCCCGGGCCGCAACCTCCTGTTCGGGTTGATCCTGGCGACGCTGACCATCCCGACGTTCGTGACGATCATCCCGCAGTTCATCCTGGTCGCCCGTGACCTGAAGATGAGCAACACCTACTGGGCGGTGATCCTGCCGACCCTGGCGAACACCATCGGGATCTTCTACATGCGTCAGGCGTTCCAGACGGTCCCGGACGACCTGCTGGCCGCCGCGCGCATCGACGGCGCGAGCGAGCCGCGCATCTTCTGGCAGATCGCGCTGCCGGTCGTGCGCCCCGCGCTGGCCGCCCTGGCGATCCTGCTGTTCCTGGCCAGCTGGAACGACTACCTGTGGCCGCTGATCGTCCTGACGCAGAAGGACAGCTACACCATGCCAGTCGCGCTGGGCACCCTGGTGGGCCTGACGCGCGTGTCGTGGGGCGGGATCATGGTCGGCACCGCGATCGCCACCGTGCCGTTCCTGATGGTGTTCCTCGCGTTGCAGCGTCACTTCGTGGCGGGCATCGCGGGCGGCGCGGTCAAGGACTGA
- a CDS encoding carbohydrate ABC transporter permease has translation MTTVPNPAPRRRPRVPLAPYLFILPYLLIFATFWAWPIVSSFLMSFKDSRLGAAAGYGLSNWQRLLTDEFFRTALKNTVIILVIQVPLMLSLATMLAVALNSRLLRARGLFRFAFFAPLVVGTVAYSAVFRLLFNGEFGIVNRALAGVGLPEVDWLNQPGPAMAVIILAMTWRWTGYNAIILLAGLQGIPEDVYEAAAIDGATPWQQFWKMTLPLLRPTLLFCIVLSVIGTLQLFTEPALITNSGPGNATMTLGTYLYQQGFRSFNFGYASAIAYAVAALAAVFSFAQLRLFGRDS, from the coding sequence ATGACGACCGTGCCCAACCCTGCGCCCCGGCGCCGCCCGCGCGTGCCCCTGGCCCCGTACCTGTTCATCCTGCCGTACCTGCTGATTTTCGCGACCTTCTGGGCGTGGCCGATCGTGAGTTCCTTCCTGATGAGCTTCAAGGATTCCCGCCTGGGCGCGGCGGCCGGCTACGGCCTGAGCAACTGGCAGCGCCTGCTGACCGACGAGTTCTTCCGCACCGCGCTGAAAAACACCGTGATCATCCTGGTGATCCAGGTGCCGCTGATGCTGTCCCTGGCGACCATGCTGGCCGTCGCGCTGAACAGCCGACTGCTGCGCGCGCGTGGCCTCTTCCGCTTCGCGTTCTTCGCGCCGCTGGTGGTGGGGACCGTGGCGTACTCGGCGGTGTTCCGCCTGCTGTTCAACGGCGAGTTCGGCATCGTGAACCGCGCCCTGGCCGGCGTCGGGCTGCCCGAGGTGGACTGGCTGAATCAGCCGGGACCCGCCATGGCCGTGATCATCCTGGCCATGACGTGGCGCTGGACCGGGTACAACGCGATCATCCTGCTCGCGGGCCTGCAGGGTATCCCCGAGGACGTGTACGAGGCCGCCGCCATCGACGGCGCGACGCCCTGGCAGCAGTTCTGGAAGATGACCCTGCCGCTGCTGCGGCCCACGCTGCTGTTCTGCATCGTGCTCAGCGTGATCGGCACGCTGCAACTGTTCACCGAACCCGCGCTGATCACCAACAGCGGGCCCGGCAACGCCACCATGACGCTGGGCACGTACCTGTACCAGCAGGGCTTCCGGTCGTTCAACTTCGGGTACGCCAGTGCCATCGCGTACGCCGTGGCCGCGCTGGCCGCCGTGTTCAGCTTCGCGCAGCTGCGCCTGTTCGGGAGGGACTCATGA